The following coding sequences lie in one Lolium perenne isolate Kyuss_39 chromosome 2, Kyuss_2.0, whole genome shotgun sequence genomic window:
- the LOC127335701 gene encoding sphingolipid delta(4)-desaturase DES1-like, translating to MGATRAGADEKEEGVMATDFFWSYTDEPHASRRREILAKYPQIKELFGPDPLAFLKIAAVVSLQLWTATLLRDASWLKMVTIAYFFGSFLNHNLFLAIHELSHNLAFTTPSLNRWLGIFANLPIGVPMSVTFQKYHLEHHRFQGVDGIDMDIPSQTEAHVVKNTISKSVWVVLQLFFYALRPLFLKPKPPGLWEFTNLTIQLALDATMVYLYGWKSLAYLILSTFLGGGMHPMAGHFISEHYVFSPEQETYSYYGPLNLMTWHVGYHNEHHDFPRIPGTKLHKVKEIAPEYYNSLKSYRSWSQVIYMYVMDQTVGPFSRMKRKAPKKDT from the exons ATGGGGGCGACACGCGCGGGCGCCGACGAGAAGGAGGAAGGCGTGATGGCGACGGACTTCTTCTGGTCGTACACGGACGAGCCGCACGCGTCGCGCCGCCGGGAGATCCTGGCCAAGTACCCCCAGATCAAGGAGCTCTTCGGCCCGGATCCTCTCGCCTTCCTCAAG ATTGCTGCTGTTGTTTCACTTCAGCTATGGACCGCCACGCTTCTGCGCGACGCTAGCTGGTTGAAGATGGTGACAATTGCTTACTTCTTTGGTTCCTTTCTGAATCACAATCTCTTCCTCGCAATCCACGAACTCAGCCACAACCTTGCGTTCACAACACCATCTCTAAACCGCTGGCTAGGTATCTTTGCAAACCTCCCAATCGGTGTCCCAATGTCGGTAACATTCCAAAAATACCACCTGGAACACCATCGCTTCCAAGGCGTGGATGGAATCGACATGGACATCCCCAGCCAAACAGAGGCACATGTAGTCAAGAACACCATTAGCAAATCCGTGTGGGTCGTGCTCCAGCTCTTCTTCTACGCGCTTAGGCCGCTCTTCCTGAAGCCGAAGCCTCCAGGATTGTGGGAGTTCACCAACCTCACCATCCAGCTCGCGCTTGACGCCACCATGGTGTACCTCTATGGCTGGAAATCGCTCGCCTACCTCATCCTGTCGACGTTCCTCGGCGGCGGCATGCACCCAATGGCCGGCCACTTCATCTCGGAGCACTATGTGTTCAGCCCGGAGCAGGAGACCTACTCGTACTACGGGCCTCTGAACCTGATGACGTGGCACGTCGGATACCACAACGAGCACCACGATTTCCCCAGGATCCCAGGCACCAAGCTTCACAAGGTGAAGGAGATCGCGCCTGAGTACTACAACAGCCTGAAATCTTACAGGTCCTGGAGCCAGGTGATATACATGTACGTGATGGACCAGACGGTCGGGCCTTTCAGCCGGATGAAGAGGAAGGCGCCCAAGAAAGACACTTAG